The sequence below is a genomic window from Terriglobia bacterium.
CTCACCTCCTTAAGGGTTCCATCGGTCGTACTCTGGAGGGGTCAAGATGCGATGCACCCACACAGTGTGCAACCGGTAATCGATCACAGTGATCAGCCGGTACTTGTTGTGCGAAATATCGAAAATCGTGTAAACCGGTGGCACATAATCGGCGCTCGGAAACTGCCCGTGCAATTCCGCCAAATTGTTCCACCGTGCCTTCGTGGCCTGTTTGAACCACGTCCGCAGCGACATTTCGGCTTCCGGATGGACGGCCCAGAACCCTCGCAAGCGGCTCATGGCGA
It includes:
- a CDS encoding type II toxin-antitoxin system HigB family toxin, giving the protein MHVIAMSRLRGFWAVHPEAEMSLRTWFKQATKARWNNLAELHGQFPSADYVPPVYTIFDISHNKYRLITVIDYRLHTVWVHRILTPPEYDRWNP